In the genome of Desulfofarcimen acetoxidans DSM 771, one region contains:
- a CDS encoding flavodoxin family protein, with product MKKMVAFVGSPRKNANISTIVGEIVRGAKEAGAETKVYTLSDMNIKQCQGCFHCREVEMCAIKDDMQLVYEDIKEADAIVIGSPVYMHQVTALTKLLIERLFPLTDSNFKPRFGIKKTIMVYSQGNPDANSFKTSFDINANVLKVMGLDVMDTIISAGANVPTTSGNNATLMETAFQAGKRLVE from the coding sequence ATGAAGAAAATGGTAGCTTTTGTAGGGAGTCCAAGAAAGAATGCCAATATATCAACTATTGTAGGAGAAATAGTCAGAGGGGCAAAAGAAGCGGGAGCGGAGACAAAGGTTTACACTTTGAGTGATATGAATATAAAGCAATGTCAAGGCTGTTTCCACTGCAGAGAAGTGGAAATGTGCGCGATCAAGGATGATATGCAGTTGGTATATGAGGATATAAAGGAAGCTGATGCAATAGTTATTGGTTCGCCTGTTTACATGCACCAGGTTACAGCCCTGACTAAGCTTTTAATTGAAAGGCTGTTTCCACTAACTGATTCCAATTTTAAACCTAGATTTGGTATTAAGAAAACCATTATGGTATATTCTCAAGGTAACCCTGATGCTAATTCTTTTAAGACATCTTTTGATATTAACGCTAATGTTCTTAAAGTTATGGGTTTAGATGTTATGGATACAATCATATCTGCCGGTGCGAATGTTCCTACAACATCCGGTAATAATGCAACTCTTATGGAAACAGCATTTCAAGCTGGGAAAAGATTAGTGGAATAA
- the cas2 gene encoding CRISPR-associated endonuclease Cas2, translating into MNKPNFNYAIVFYDVGEKRVAKIFKICKQYLKHYQKSVFRGHITPGNYLELKNKLKKAIDPDHDFITFIQTISESSFHEESIGNTGVSPESIII; encoded by the coding sequence GTGAACAAGCCAAATTTTAATTATGCCATTGTTTTTTATGATGTGGGTGAGAAACGGGTCGCTAAAATATTTAAAATCTGCAAACAGTATTTAAAACATTATCAAAAATCAGTGTTCAGGGGACACATCACTCCAGGAAACTATCTGGAACTTAAAAACAAGTTAAAGAAAGCCATTGATCCAGATCATGATTTCATAACCTTTATTCAAACTATAAGTGAGTCTTCTTTCCACGAAGAAAGTATTGGGAATACGGGAGTTAGTCCTGAGTCAATTATTATTTGA
- the cas1b gene encoding type I-B CRISPR-associated endonuclease Cas1b produces MGKSSDTRYIFSAGDLYQKDFSIAFRKEDGNFYIPIKDTRELYCFNDITLSTKLLQLLAKAGIVVHFFGYYENYIGTFYPKEQLLSGRLTVAQALAYEQNRLQIAGQIIKGIAKNTYFVLYHYYRHGKSELKDFLDWLRKDVSRLVDSVGNIKQLLRIEGEIWARFYQSFRVFLPESFAMNKRVKRPPDNPINALISFGNTLLYTKTITQIFHTHLNQTISFLHEPAERRFSLSLDLSEVFKPVLVCKTIFDCVNNRKIMVEKHFDKKLNYALLNELGRKVFIEAFEERLNQTFEHQTLRRRCSYKQAIRLDGYKLIKHILEGKNFVPFCMEDKK; encoded by the coding sequence ATGGGTAAGAGCAGTGATACCCGGTATATTTTTTCAGCCGGAGATTTGTATCAAAAGGATTTTTCCATAGCATTCCGTAAAGAAGATGGTAATTTTTATATTCCCATCAAGGATACGCGGGAACTATACTGCTTTAATGATATCACCCTGAGCACAAAGTTGCTTCAACTTTTGGCCAAAGCCGGTATTGTGGTGCATTTCTTCGGTTATTATGAAAATTATATAGGGACATTTTATCCCAAAGAGCAATTATTAAGCGGGAGGCTGACGGTTGCTCAGGCTTTGGCTTATGAGCAAAACAGGTTGCAGATCGCGGGACAAATTATTAAGGGAATTGCTAAAAATACTTATTTTGTACTTTACCATTATTACCGACATGGGAAAAGTGAACTAAAAGACTTTTTGGACTGGTTGCGTAAGGATGTTTCGCGCTTGGTCGATTCTGTCGGCAATATTAAACAGCTACTGCGTATTGAAGGGGAAATATGGGCCCGGTTTTATCAGTCATTCCGGGTATTTCTGCCCGAGTCTTTTGCTATGAACAAAAGAGTAAAACGTCCGCCCGATAATCCCATTAACGCACTGATATCTTTTGGTAATACCTTGTTGTACACAAAAACCATTACGCAAATTTTCCATACCCACTTGAATCAAACTATTTCCTTCTTGCACGAACCGGCGGAACGACGATTTTCCTTAAGCTTGGATTTGTCGGAAGTATTTAAACCGGTATTGGTTTGCAAAACTATTTTTGATTGTGTAAATAATCGCAAAATTATGGTAGAAAAGCATTTTGACAAAAAGCTGAATTATGCCCTGCTAAACGAGCTTGGGCGCAAAGTGTTTATCGAGGCTTTTGAAGAACGGTTGAACCAGACATTTGAACATCAAACCTTAAGAAGAAGGTGTAGTTACAAACAAGCTATCAGGTTAGACGGATATAAGCTCATTAAGCATATTTTGGAAGGAAAAAACTTCGTTCCTTTTTGCATGGAGGATAAAAAGTGA
- a CDS encoding CRISPR-associated protein Cas4: MLTGTVVNYYTHCQRQCWLFYHKINLEDNSEDVRVGKIMHELKKQDKDEIALEGIKLDKLTAEYVVEIKKSDADLAAARAQLEFYLVVLHDKGVNRKGRLECLEKNKQSKSVHTLILTEEDIRDCKTQYQQIEEFLKQELPPPPIRKPTCKKCAYFEYCFI; encoded by the coding sequence ATGCTGACCGGAACGGTGGTGAATTATTATACGCATTGTCAAAGGCAATGTTGGTTGTTTTACCACAAAATAAATTTGGAGGACAATTCAGAAGATGTACGGGTTGGGAAAATAATGCATGAATTAAAAAAGCAGGACAAAGATGAGATAGCGCTGGAGGGTATCAAGCTTGATAAATTAACGGCGGAATATGTTGTTGAAATCAAAAAATCTGATGCTGATCTGGCAGCGGCCAGAGCCCAATTGGAGTTTTATTTGGTTGTTTTACACGACAAAGGAGTTAATCGAAAAGGACGTTTGGAATGTCTGGAAAAAAATAAACAAAGTAAAAGCGTTCATACTTTGATACTGACGGAAGAAGATATTAGGGATTGCAAGACCCAATACCAGCAAATAGAGGAATTCTTAAAACAAGAACTGCCGCCTCCGCCTATTCGAAAGCCGACTTGTAAAAAATGTGCATATTTTGAATACTGTTTCATTTAG
- a CDS encoding CRISPR-associated helicase/endonuclease Cas3, whose protein sequence is MSKINMIAPEIMRDLRYLAHTRNTGGSRETETLLAHSELTMHYYEVYCEKKGMEEIIKGLIAACGFQGEEEQTVYLLFLYAIYLHDAGKINPRFQYEVLDNGLFKEMCRQARNSHHALASAYLYIDHMYKILLNNPTLAVQKCLASFAYCICKHHGKLDNGHDFSQLETWSERYYKSDLDSSIFENIRYYMQESEVFVSPINFYILCRLLYALITGCDYCAAQEFMTGHAMRPAVIENSGENLKRCYDDSTICRSIRNYQKDPATFSGDPINALRNQLFLEAERNLLAQPEANIYYLEAPTGAGKTNMAVNLTLRVLEMDPNINSVFYVFPFNTLVEQTKKALLPFFNDQLAVINSITPVVMGREERKDKYEAAWLDYIFNNYSIVLTSHVNFFNALFGCGREQCFPLLKLCNSVVILDEIQSYKNSIWREIIGFLQSYAQQLHIKIIMMSATLPQLNQLLRTVDAKFAALVEVPQRYYRHPLFQGRVQLDFSLLEKGEIALEELKEEVLRFRDKRVLVEFIKKKTARQFFELCKEECNAVLLTGDDSAARRDKVIRRIDRGEKLILIATQVIEAGVNIDMEIGFKDISLLDSEEQFLGRINRSCLNAGGAVAYFFDFDDASLIYRGDARLRYSIQDPAIRQNLQEKRFDEIYARVFRDLIDKTSKANRKNLANLYENCAQFNCRNIEEKMRLIERSWQLFIPYVWEELDGYQVWEEFKALGSYKEMGYAQRMVEYSRLALEMSYFTFTVFRDKIPAGAEEYGGYYFIEGGERFIDDGVLNRDELEKYYGGIFL, encoded by the coding sequence ATGAGTAAGATCAATATGATTGCGCCGGAGATAATGCGGGATCTTCGTTACTTGGCTCATACCAGAAATACTGGCGGCAGCAGAGAAACGGAAACTCTGCTGGCTCATTCCGAACTGACGATGCACTATTACGAAGTGTATTGTGAAAAAAAAGGAATGGAGGAAATTATCAAAGGTTTAATTGCCGCATGTGGTTTTCAGGGAGAAGAGGAGCAAACAGTTTATCTTTTGTTCCTCTATGCTATTTATTTGCATGATGCGGGAAAAATTAATCCCCGCTTTCAATACGAGGTGCTGGATAACGGATTGTTTAAGGAAATGTGCAGGCAGGCAAGAAATTCTCATCATGCCCTGGCTTCCGCTTATTTGTACATAGATCATATGTACAAAATTCTGCTCAATAATCCAACGTTGGCTGTGCAAAAATGCCTCGCGTCCTTTGCCTATTGTATCTGTAAACACCATGGAAAATTAGACAACGGGCATGATTTTTCGCAGCTGGAAACTTGGAGTGAGAGATATTACAAAAGCGATCTAGACAGCAGTATTTTTGAAAATATCCGTTATTATATGCAGGAGTCTGAAGTATTTGTAAGCCCAATAAATTTTTATATCCTGTGTCGGTTATTATACGCCTTGATTACAGGCTGCGACTACTGTGCTGCTCAGGAGTTCATGACAGGCCACGCCATGCGGCCTGCAGTGATTGAAAACAGTGGGGAAAATTTGAAACGGTGCTATGATGACAGTACTATCTGCCGGAGCATTCGTAATTACCAGAAGGATCCGGCAACTTTTAGCGGAGATCCGATCAACGCCTTGCGAAATCAATTGTTTTTAGAGGCGGAGCGGAACTTGTTGGCTCAACCGGAGGCCAATATCTACTACCTGGAGGCACCCACCGGTGCCGGAAAAACCAATATGGCTGTCAACCTTACCTTACGTGTTTTGGAGATGGATCCCAATATAAATAGTGTATTTTATGTTTTCCCTTTTAATACCCTTGTAGAGCAGACTAAGAAAGCTCTGCTTCCCTTTTTCAACGATCAACTGGCGGTAATCAATTCCATCACGCCGGTTGTGATGGGCAGGGAAGAGCGGAAAGATAAGTATGAGGCAGCCTGGCTGGATTATATCTTCAATAATTATTCAATTGTCTTGACTTCTCATGTTAACTTCTTCAATGCTTTGTTCGGTTGTGGGCGTGAGCAGTGCTTCCCCTTGCTCAAACTCTGCAACAGTGTGGTCATACTTGATGAAATCCAAAGCTACAAAAACAGTATTTGGCGGGAAATAATTGGTTTTCTGCAAAGTTATGCTCAACAGCTTCATATTAAGATCATTATGATGTCTGCCACTCTGCCGCAGCTGAATCAACTGCTTAGGACGGTAGACGCAAAATTTGCCGCACTTGTGGAAGTTCCGCAAAGGTATTACCGGCACCCGCTTTTTCAGGGAAGGGTGCAGTTGGATTTCTCTCTGCTGGAAAAAGGCGAGATTGCTCTGGAGGAACTGAAAGAAGAAGTATTGCGTTTCCGGGACAAACGTGTGTTGGTGGAATTTATCAAGAAAAAGACGGCCAGGCAATTTTTCGAGCTTTGCAAGGAAGAGTGTAATGCTGTTTTGCTTACGGGTGACGACAGTGCGGCCAGACGGGATAAGGTAATCCGGCGGATCGACAGAGGTGAGAAGCTAATTCTCATTGCCACTCAAGTCATTGAAGCAGGTGTGAACATTGACATGGAAATTGGATTTAAAGATATCTCTCTTCTTGATTCCGAAGAGCAATTTTTGGGACGAATCAACAGGTCCTGTCTAAATGCCGGTGGTGCTGTGGCCTACTTTTTCGATTTTGACGATGCGTCGTTGATCTATAGAGGGGATGCCAGGCTGAGATATTCTATCCAGGATCCTGCTATACGGCAAAATCTTCAGGAAAAACGATTTGACGAAATTTATGCGCGGGTTTTTAGGGATTTAATAGACAAGACAAGTAAAGCTAACCGGAAAAACCTGGCTAATCTATATGAGAATTGTGCGCAGTTTAATTGCAGGAACATAGAAGAGAAAATGCGCTTAATTGAACGTAGTTGGCAGCTTTTTATTCCTTATGTCTGGGAAGAATTAGACGGGTATCAGGTGTGGGAGGAATTCAAGGCTTTGGGCAGCTATAAGGAAATGGGCTATGCCCAGCGTATGGTCGAGTATTCCAGACTAGCTCTAGAAATGTCCTACTTTACCTTTACGGTATTCAGGGATAAGATTCCTGCCGGTGCCGAGGAATACGGCGGCTATTATTTTATTGAAGGCGGGGAGCGTTTTATTGATGATGGAGTTTTGAACAGAGATGAGTTGGAAAAATATTATGGGGGGATATTTTTGTGA
- the cas5b gene encoding type I-B CRISPR-associated protein Cas5b yields the protein MKSLRFTLSGSAACFRQPDVNTLVYFTYNNIHKVALLGLLGAVLGLSGYRNAKLHGQEDPIFPEFYEVLSSLQISVVPNTKNGYFTKKIQYFNNSVGYASREKGGNLQVREQWLENPSWTIFLKQNNLDDIVWDKLCSSLLEGRCVYLPYLGRNDFPAQIEDMHMVELFPSRQSRIDSLFLYDGDLNALGGGGPAQYLFVETAPTGLVPKYNFYEFGRYIFTNCTVPEAVLPPLLYADGELQYCFY from the coding sequence ATGAAAAGTCTGCGCTTCACTCTTTCCGGTTCGGCGGCTTGCTTTCGACAGCCTGATGTTAACACTCTTGTTTATTTTACCTATAACAATATCCACAAAGTTGCTCTGCTGGGCTTGCTGGGAGCGGTTTTAGGATTAAGCGGGTACCGCAATGCCAAACTCCACGGACAGGAGGATCCAATCTTTCCGGAGTTTTACGAGGTGCTTTCTTCCCTGCAGATATCCGTAGTTCCCAATACCAAAAACGGTTATTTTACTAAAAAAATACAATATTTTAATAACAGTGTGGGGTATGCGTCGAGGGAAAAAGGCGGTAATTTGCAGGTGCGGGAACAATGGCTGGAAAATCCCAGTTGGACTATTTTTCTGAAGCAGAATAATTTGGATGATATTGTTTGGGATAAGCTTTGCAGCAGTCTTTTGGAAGGACGATGCGTTTATCTTCCCTATTTAGGCCGCAATGATTTTCCAGCCCAGATTGAGGATATGCATATGGTGGAGCTTTTTCCTTCCAGGCAGTCCCGTATTGATTCGCTGTTTTTATATGATGGGGATCTCAATGCTTTGGGTGGAGGCGGGCCTGCGCAATATTTATTTGTGGAAACTGCTCCGACCGGTTTAGTGCCTAAGTACAATTTTTATGAATTTGGACGCTATATTTTTACTAATTGCACCGTTCCTGAAGCGGTGCTGCCTCCCCTGCTATATGCGGACGGGGAACTGCAGTATTGCTTTTATTGA